A genomic stretch from Schaalia odontolytica includes:
- a CDS encoding SLC13 family permease, which produces MARRSKGAVSINPRSAQNMSTRPAAIAKKKQTISPVKVFGAVGALACIVTFLFVQLPGLDVAGTRMFGIFLAAILLWVTEAVPLAGTAVLVIFLEVLFISDHALLSVGEGAPAYTKFFGALANPVIVLFLGGFMVADGAAKYKLDRALSAVLLKPFMGKPRLTVMGVMLITAIMSMFMSNTATTATMFAVMMPVILALPEGKARTGIALSIPVAANVGGMGTPVGTPPNAIALGALENAGVKVTFLQWMLAAVPLMLVLLALSWAFIAWRYIPTDAAFDIDTSARFEKSRSAIIFYSVAGATILLWMTESLHHISANVVGFLPVVVLLMTKVMSGDDLRALDWPVLWLVAGGIALGSGVAATGLDKWMLGSIQWASIPGILLIFVLALVGWVTSNVISHSASANLLIPMGMGLATTVSTSAAEIAIVIALGCSLGMCLPISTPPNAIAYSTGTTPTREMAIVGIVVGIIGIILLAFVAPLTWGFIGVM; this is translated from the coding sequence ATGGCTCGACGCTCCAAGGGTGCGGTGTCAATCAATCCGCGCTCCGCTCAGAATATGTCCACGCGGCCGGCTGCAATCGCGAAGAAAAAGCAGACGATTAGCCCGGTCAAGGTATTCGGTGCTGTGGGCGCGCTCGCGTGCATCGTGACCTTCCTATTCGTGCAGCTCCCCGGCCTGGACGTGGCCGGAACGCGCATGTTCGGCATCTTCCTGGCCGCGATTCTGCTGTGGGTGACGGAGGCGGTGCCCCTGGCCGGCACCGCGGTCCTTGTGATCTTCCTGGAGGTCCTGTTCATTTCGGACCATGCGCTGCTGAGTGTGGGCGAGGGCGCTCCGGCCTACACGAAGTTCTTCGGTGCCCTGGCTAACCCAGTCATCGTCCTGTTCCTGGGCGGCTTCATGGTTGCGGACGGTGCCGCAAAGTACAAGCTGGACCGTGCCCTCTCGGCCGTCCTCCTCAAGCCCTTCATGGGCAAGCCGCGCCTGACTGTCATGGGCGTCATGCTTATCACTGCGATCATGAGTATGTTCATGTCGAACACGGCGACGACGGCGACGATGTTCGCCGTCATGATGCCCGTCATCTTGGCCCTTCCCGAGGGGAAGGCGCGCACCGGCATCGCCCTGTCCATTCCCGTGGCCGCGAACGTCGGCGGCATGGGCACGCCGGTCGGCACGCCCCCGAACGCGATCGCCCTGGGTGCCCTGGAGAACGCTGGAGTCAAGGTGACCTTCCTGCAGTGGATGCTCGCCGCCGTGCCCCTCATGCTGGTGCTCCTGGCCCTGTCCTGGGCGTTCATCGCCTGGCGTTACATCCCCACGGATGCCGCGTTCGACATCGACACGTCGGCGCGCTTCGAGAAGTCGCGCAGTGCGATCATCTTCTACTCGGTCGCGGGAGCGACGATCCTGCTGTGGATGACCGAGTCGCTCCACCACATTTCCGCCAACGTCGTCGGCTTCCTGCCGGTGGTGGTCCTACTGATGACGAAGGTGATGAGCGGTGACGACCTGCGCGCCTTGGACTGGCCGGTGCTGTGGCTGGTCGCCGGCGGTATCGCGCTGGGTTCGGGTGTGGCCGCCACCGGCCTCGACAAGTGGATGCTCGGCTCGATCCAATGGGCGTCGATCCCTGGCATCCTCCTGATCTTCGTGCTGGCTCTCGTGGGCTGGGTGACCTCGAATGTCATCTCGCACTCGGCGTCCGCGAACCTCCTCATCCCGATGGGCATGGGCTTGGCGACAACGGTGTCGACGAGCGCCGCGGAGATCGCCATCGTCATCGCCCTGGGCTGCTCGCTCGGCATGTGCCTGCCGATCTCGACTCCGCCGAACGCGATCGCTTACTCGACGGGCACCACGCCGACCAGAGAGATGGCGATCGTCGGCATCGTGGTCGGTATCATCGGCATCATCCTCCTGGCGTTCGTTGCGCCGCTCACCTGGGGATTCATCGGGGTGATGTGA
- a CDS encoding LLM class flavin-dependent oxidoreductase — translation MKYFGFLSFGHYTNGPRHGITAAQSLHQAIDLSVAADELGVNGAFFRVHHFAPQAAAPMPLLSAIASRTKAIEVGTGVIDMRYENPLYLAEEAAALDLIADGRTALGVSRGSPEIANRGWESFGYHSKDPRGADLARTHYERFLDAVSGTPMAQAAPLGEQYPTQMTPGTPLPVLPHSPGLRNRIWYGAGSNASAIQAARDGINLMSSTLVFEHGDKPFGDIQAEQLRAYRQAWAEAGHAWTPRVSVSRSIFPLLSERDRGLYGLSASGDQVGHLDSGIATFGRTYAADPSTLIKQLSQDRALAEADTLLLTIPNQLGFEENWSIIRNFAEYVAPALGWEPASPGVLPSGYDLDEVVTH, via the coding sequence ATGAAATACTTTGGATTCCTGAGCTTCGGTCACTACACGAACGGCCCCCGCCACGGCATCACCGCGGCCCAGTCCCTCCACCAGGCAATCGATCTGTCCGTCGCCGCCGACGAGCTCGGTGTCAACGGCGCCTTCTTCCGCGTCCATCACTTCGCCCCGCAGGCGGCCGCGCCCATGCCGCTTCTCTCCGCCATCGCCTCGCGCACGAAGGCTATCGAGGTTGGAACCGGCGTTATCGACATGCGCTACGAGAACCCCCTGTACCTCGCCGAAGAGGCCGCGGCCCTTGACCTCATCGCTGATGGGCGCACCGCCCTCGGCGTCTCGCGCGGCTCACCGGAGATAGCGAACAGAGGATGGGAGTCCTTTGGCTACCATTCCAAGGATCCACGCGGCGCGGACCTGGCACGGACCCACTATGAGCGCTTCCTCGACGCTGTGTCGGGCACACCCATGGCCCAAGCTGCGCCCCTGGGCGAGCAGTACCCCACGCAGATGACCCCCGGAACACCCCTGCCGGTTCTCCCGCACTCTCCAGGCCTGCGCAATCGAATCTGGTACGGCGCGGGATCCAACGCCTCGGCCATTCAGGCGGCGCGCGACGGCATCAACCTCATGAGCTCCACCCTGGTCTTCGAGCACGGGGACAAGCCCTTCGGCGACATCCAGGCCGAGCAGCTGCGCGCCTATCGACAGGCGTGGGCCGAGGCGGGCCACGCCTGGACGCCGCGCGTGTCCGTGTCCCGTTCGATCTTCCCGCTCCTGTCCGAGCGCGACCGAGGCCTCTACGGCCTGAGCGCGTCGGGAGACCAGGTTGGCCACCTCGACTCCGGCATCGCGACCTTCGGGCGCACGTATGCGGCAGACCCCTCGACGCTCATCAAGCAGTTGAGCCAGGACCGCGCCCTCGCGGAGGCCGACACCCTCCTCCTGACGATCCCCAACCAGCTCGGATTCGAGGAAAACTGGTCGATCATCCGCAACTTCGCGGAGTACGTCGCGCCCGCGCTCGGGTGGGAGCCGGCGAGTCCGGGTGTCCTTCCGAGCGGATACGACCTCGACGAGGTCGTGACCCACTAG
- a CDS encoding recombinase family protein, protein MREGRVEPPLHHWNTDLNSAGHFTARGSEFSVDAVRYLLANPLYCGYIKHYASGELYPVQGEAFPPIVGEQTWRAAVAKLDYNVRRSARQGNQPKYLLSTIGLCGKCGATLVSGTNSHKQPTYRCGEQFHLTHQREPVDAMVTEAVLTHLSSMDVHDLMMPQEDDGPDREELLTERNALVDRVRELSPLLRDIHHPVLEITAAINDVKARIDEIDAELLDRSVSAAAKLLADVEEPVGTAERREVVEAKWKVLDVDRRRMLVDELVTVTIEPITPGHVKFDPDLIRIEQRRD, encoded by the coding sequence GTGCGCGAGGGGAGAGTTGAACCCCCACTCCATCACTGGAACACGGACCTGAACAGCGCCGGTCACTTCACCGCACGTGGGTCGGAGTTCTCCGTCGATGCTGTGCGCTACCTGCTCGCGAACCCGCTTTACTGTGGCTACATCAAGCACTACGCGTCGGGCGAGCTGTACCCGGTTCAGGGCGAGGCGTTCCCGCCCATCGTCGGCGAGCAGACGTGGCGGGCCGCGGTGGCGAAGCTGGATTACAACGTGCGGAGGTCGGCGAGGCAGGGGAACCAGCCGAAGTATCTCCTGTCCACGATCGGGCTGTGCGGGAAGTGCGGCGCGACGCTCGTCTCGGGGACGAACAGCCACAAGCAGCCGACGTACCGCTGCGGCGAGCAGTTCCATCTCACCCACCAGCGCGAGCCCGTCGATGCGATGGTCACCGAGGCGGTGCTCACGCATCTGTCCTCGATGGACGTGCACGACCTCATGATGCCACAGGAGGACGATGGGCCGGATCGCGAGGAGCTGCTGACGGAGCGGAACGCCCTGGTCGATCGGGTGAGGGAGCTGAGCCCGCTGCTGCGCGACATCCATCATCCGGTCCTGGAGATAACGGCAGCGATCAACGACGTGAAGGCCCGCATCGACGAGATCGACGCGGAGCTGCTCGACCGTTCGGTGTCAGCGGCGGCGAAGCTGCTCGCGGACGTCGAGGAGCCGGTCGGCACCGCGGAGCGCCGCGAGGTGGTCGAGGCAAAGTGGAAGGTGTTGGACGTGGACCGCCGCCGGATGCTCGTGGACGAGCTGGTGACGGTGACCATCGAGCCCATCACGCCCGGTCACGTGAAATTCGACCCCGACCTGATTCGGATAGAGCAGCGTCGCGACTGA
- the cmtR gene encoding Cd(II)/Pb(II)-sensing metalloregulatory transcriptional regulator CmtR: MLTIASRLDVMNRLGRAMADPTRSRILMSLLDSPSHPAVLSRELGLTRSNVSNHLTCLRDCGIVVAEPEGRQTRYEIADPHLAAALTALVDVTLAVDESAPCIDPACSVPSCCAASSSGDAS, encoded by the coding sequence ATGCTGACCATTGCTTCGCGTCTTGACGTCATGAACCGGCTCGGCCGGGCCATGGCCGACCCGACGCGCTCCCGCATCCTGATGTCCCTGCTCGACAGCCCGAGCCACCCCGCGGTGCTCTCGCGCGAGCTGGGGCTGACCCGCTCGAACGTGTCCAACCACCTGACCTGCCTGCGCGACTGCGGGATCGTGGTCGCCGAGCCCGAGGGCCGCCAGACTCGCTACGAGATCGCCGACCCGCACCTGGCCGCGGCGCTGACGGCACTGGTCGATGTGACCCTCGCCGTGGACGAGAGCGCGCCGTGCATCGACCCGGCCTGCTCGGTTCCGAGCTGCTGCGCCGCGAGCAGTTCGGGGGACGCCTCGTGA
- a CDS encoding heavy metal translocating P-type ATPase: MSAACGCDEPTTSPADEAEEAERPWWRDPGLVVPILSGVAFGTGLALEWSGLHIAALVAFWAGLLLGAYTFVPGAIRNLVVKRKLGIALLMTISAVGAVILGYVEEAAALAFLYSIAEALEDKAMDRARGGLRALLKLVPETATVLRDGTSASVPAREIAVGDVLLVRPGERVATDGLVRSGRSSLDTSAITGESIPVEVAPGEAVSAGAINSAGVLEVEATAAGTDNSLTTIVELVEQAQAEKGDRARIADRIARPLVPGVMVLAVLVGVLGSLLGDPETWITRALVVLVAASPCALAIAVPVTVVSAIGAATKFGVVIKSGAAFERLGGIRHLAVDKTGTLTRNRPEVTAIVAAHGFDDAQVLAWAAAVEQHSTHPLAAAIAAAGRGTSAAQDVAEEAGHGIGGLVDGRRVAVGSPRWIDAGPLKARVEDLEAEGQTCVLVTVNGFLAGAIGVRDELRPEVPEVVRTLRDQGVKVSMLTGDNSRTAAALAKLAGIGDVHAELRPEDKARIVAGFSETSPTAMIGDGINDAPALAGATVGIAMGTTGSDAAIESADVAFTGHDLGLIPQALRHARRGGRIINQNIVLSLAIITVLLPLAITGVLGLAAVVLVHEVAEVVVIANGLRAARACKQ, translated from the coding sequence GTGAGCGCCGCCTGCGGCTGCGACGAGCCGACGACCAGCCCCGCGGACGAGGCAGAGGAGGCAGAGCGCCCGTGGTGGCGTGATCCCGGCCTGGTCGTGCCGATCCTCTCCGGCGTCGCGTTCGGCACCGGCCTGGCGCTGGAGTGGTCGGGGCTGCACATCGCGGCGCTGGTCGCGTTCTGGGCGGGCCTGCTGCTGGGCGCGTACACGTTCGTGCCCGGTGCGATCCGGAATCTCGTTGTGAAGCGCAAGCTCGGGATCGCGCTGCTGATGACGATCAGCGCCGTGGGCGCGGTGATCCTCGGCTACGTCGAGGAGGCGGCCGCGCTGGCGTTCCTCTACTCGATCGCCGAGGCCCTGGAGGACAAGGCGATGGACCGCGCCCGCGGCGGGCTGCGCGCGCTGCTGAAGCTCGTGCCGGAGACCGCCACCGTGCTGCGCGACGGGACCTCCGCCTCGGTCCCGGCCAGGGAGATCGCCGTCGGCGACGTGCTACTGGTCCGCCCTGGCGAGCGGGTCGCGACCGATGGGCTGGTCCGCTCGGGCCGGTCGAGCCTGGACACTTCGGCGATCACCGGTGAATCGATCCCGGTCGAGGTCGCGCCCGGAGAAGCGGTGTCGGCGGGCGCGATCAACAGCGCCGGCGTGCTGGAGGTCGAGGCGACCGCCGCGGGCACCGACAACTCGCTGACCACGATCGTGGAACTGGTAGAGCAGGCCCAGGCCGAGAAGGGCGACCGAGCCCGGATCGCTGACCGGATCGCCCGCCCGCTGGTGCCTGGCGTGATGGTCCTCGCCGTCCTCGTCGGCGTGCTCGGGTCCCTGCTCGGCGACCCGGAGACCTGGATCACCCGCGCCCTGGTCGTCCTCGTCGCGGCCAGCCCCTGCGCGCTGGCGATCGCGGTGCCCGTCACCGTGGTCTCCGCGATCGGCGCGGCGACCAAGTTCGGCGTCGTCATCAAGAGCGGGGCCGCCTTCGAGCGCCTCGGCGGCATCCGGCACCTGGCCGTGGACAAGACCGGCACTCTGACCCGCAACCGGCCCGAGGTAACCGCCATCGTCGCCGCCCATGGGTTCGACGATGCGCAGGTGCTTGCTTGGGCTGCCGCCGTGGAGCAGCACTCGACGCACCCACTCGCCGCCGCCATCGCCGCCGCGGGCCGGGGAACCTCCGCCGCGCAGGACGTGGCCGAGGAGGCCGGGCACGGCATCGGTGGCCTGGTCGACGGCCGCAGGGTGGCGGTGGGCAGTCCGCGCTGGATCGACGCCGGTCCGCTCAAGGCCCGGGTCGAGGACCTGGAGGCCGAGGGGCAGACCTGCGTGCTCGTCACCGTCAACGGCTTCCTGGCCGGGGCGATCGGCGTCCGCGACGAGCTGCGCCCCGAGGTCCCCGAGGTCGTGCGGACCCTGCGCGACCAGGGTGTCAAGGTGAGCATGCTCACCGGCGACAACTCCCGCACCGCTGCTGCGCTGGCGAAGCTGGCCGGGATCGGCGACGTGCACGCCGAGCTGCGTCCCGAGGATAAGGCTCGCATCGTCGCCGGGTTCTCGGAGACGTCGCCGACCGCGATGATCGGCGACGGCATCAACGACGCGCCCGCCCTGGCCGGGGCGACCGTGGGCATCGCGATGGGCACGACCGGCTCCGACGCCGCGATCGAGTCCGCCGACGTCGCCTTCACCGGCCACGACCTAGGCCTCATCCCGCAGGCTCTGCGCCACGCCCGCCGCGGCGGCAGGATCATCAACCAGAACATCGTGCTGTCCTTGGCGATCATCACTGTGCTGCTGCCACTGGCGATCACCGGCGTGCTCGGCCTGGCAGCGGTCGTCCTCGTGCACGAGGTCGCCGAAGTCGTCGTCATCGCCAACGGACTGCGGGCTGCGCGTGCCTGCAAGCAATAG